The DNA sequence TGCGCAGCAGGCTGGACTTGCCGGCCCCGCTGCGACCGATGATGCCAAAGATGCTGCCGGGTGCAATCTCCAGATCAATCTCCTGCAGCGCCTGTACCGGCCCGGCCGAGGAGGTATAGGTCTTGCCGACACCTCGCAAAGCCACGCTTCCCTTGCGCGCCGCACCGGATTTACTACCGGCCAGCGTCGAGGTCGGTACCGGCTCGCGCTGCAGCTCGAAACGGCTGGGCGCGGTCAGCGATTGTCTGGCGGTGATGGTGAGTTCCATGCCGTTTCCTTCCTGAACTAGATGGGCTGGCCGCACTTACTGCTTCTGCCAGGCCAGCGTATAGAGACGGTTGTCGTTGTTGAAGGCGCGGTGGATGACCGCCTTCACCGCCGCCGAGTTCTGGTAGATGTGGATGAATTTCTGCACCACCGGATCATTGACGCGGCTGGCCTTGGTCACGAACTGGATGGCAAAGCGTGCATCGCTGATACCGGAATAGGCCAACCCACTGGAGGCATCGAACGCCTTGGCAGCCACGATGAAGTGCGGATAGCCCAGGGCCAGATCGACGTCCGGCGTAATACGCACCAGTTGTGGCCCTTCCACCTCGACGAAGGTCAGTTTCTTGGGGTTCTCGACGATATCATCCAGGCTGCCCAGATAACCGACATTGGGCTTGAGCTTGATCAGCCCCACGCTTTGCAGCAACAGCAGGCCGCGTCCCTGGTTGACCGGGTCATTGGCGATGCCGACCTTGGCGCCCTGGGGCAGCTCAGCGAAGGACTTGTGCTTGAGCGAATACAGGCCGACGTTGGAGAGGATGCCGGTACCGGCACTGGCCAGCTTGTAGCCATTCTTCTTGATGGCATTGTCCAGGAAGGGTTGGTGCTGGAAGTAGTTCAGATCCAGGTCGCCAGCATCCACGGCGACATTGGGCGTGGTCCAGTCGGTGAACTCGACCACCTGCACGTCGATACCCTGGCTCTTGGCTTCCTTGGCGGCGACGGCCACCGAATCGCCATAGGCACCGGGCACCACGCCGATACGCAGCTTGTCGGCAGCCTGCGCCACATGGGCCAGTGGGAGGGAAGCAAGGGTGAGGACGAGCAGCAACAAACGGGAAAGCTTCATGCAAGGCTCCGTAAAAGGAAAGATTTATTCAAAGCAAGCGGCATTGCGCGCTGCCACTCGTCGCTGGAAACCAGCAGGGACGGTGGTGATGGCGGGCATCAGCGATGGGAGCGAGCGAACTCGACAGCCGCCACGAAGCCAGATTGTGGGCGAGGCGATCGCTTAGGGCTACAAAGTAAAACATGCATGGTTATCCGCTTTTTGCATGAAGCGGTGGATCCCGCAATGCCACTTGCAATCCATGCGCGTGCGAGATTCCAAGCTGGGGAACTGGCGCTAAGTCCAGGCTAAGACTAGTCGTGCATGATGATCCATTTATAAATTCCACCCAATGATCCGGTCATGCATTACAACGACTTTTCCGACGATACCGAAGATACCGACCATACCCGGCAGGACCGCACCAAGGCCGCCTCGCAAAGTACCTGGGTCAGTGTGGCGGTCAATCTGCTGCTGACGCTGTTGCAAATCATGGCTGGGGTATTTTCGAAGTCGCAGGGCTTGATTGCCGACGGCATCCACTCTCTCTCCGATCTGGTAGCCGACTTTGTTGTTCTCTTGGCGAACCACCACAGCAAAAAAGATGCTGACGAGGAACACCCCTATGGCCATCATCGATTTGAAACGGCAGCCTCACTCGTGTTGGGTATGCTGCTGCTCACCGTTGGCCTCGGAATGCTCTGGTAGGCCATCGTCAAACTCGACAATCCGAAGAGCGTTCAGGAGGTTCACGTCCTGGCATTGTGGGTGGCCGGTGGCGCGTTATTGGCAAAGGAACTGCTGTTCCGCTACATGCTGAGCGTCGCCAAGCGCGTCAAATCCAGCATGTTGGTCGCCAATGCCTGGCACGCCCGCTCTGACGCCGCATCGTCCCTGGTCGTCGGGATCGGCATCGCAGGCAATCTGGCAGGTTATCCCATTCTCGATCCTATTGCGGCACTGATCGTGGGCGTCATGGTGGTAAAGATGGGCTGGGAGTTTGCCTGGGAAGCGCTGCACGATCTCATGGACCGCGCTGTCGATCAGGATGAGTTGGAGGCGATCTGCCGCACCCTGCTGGAGACACCGGGGGTCAACGGCATACACGACGTGCGTACCCGCAAGATGGGCGACATGATCGTGGTTGATGCCCATCTTGAAGTCGATGCCCTGATGACGGTGGAAGCAGGACACGAAATCGCCGTCCTGGCCAGGCAGCACGTGATGCAGCGCCATCGTGTCCTTAATCTAATGACCCATATCGATCCTTGGCGTCGACCGGATCCGGGTTAAATCACATTTTGTCACGGGTCATTGATCGCCTTGTCCTGTGTCGAAACGGTCCCTTTCAGAAGGCTTCCTGGCCACTGTTGGGTCATTACTTTTCCGCGTTCAGATCAAATGAAAATCCGTCATCGCCGTCATGGCGTGGGATTGTCCTGAGTGTCCAGCCAAATTGAAAGGTAGGGAAAGGAAGGTCACCGCGATGACAGGCAAGAGTGCGGCAAAGATGACGCCAAGATACTGACGGATGAATACTTTGAAGTCGGGATGCATGGCTTGGGGGACTCCGAGTTTGTGTCTGCGCAGGGATAAGCGCATGGGGCAGAACAGAATCTGACCGCCGCCCTTCCTGACTGCGCTTTACGCCAGCCCCACCGCTTTCAGCCGCCGATACAAGGTCCGCTCGCTCCAGCCCAGGCTGCGGGCCAATTCCTTGCGCGTACCGTGGAACTGCCTGACGATGTCGGCCAGGTCCGCCAGATCGGACCGATGACTGGAGCGCCCGGCTTGCAGGGATCGCACAGGTATCGCCAAGGGAGGCTCCAGCGCCAGATGCTCCGGCTTGATTACGCCATCATCGGCGAACAAGCGCGCGCGTTCCAGCACGTTGCGCAACTCCCGGATATTGCCGGGCCAGTCGTAGTTGAGCAGACTGGCCATGGCCTGGGGCGAGACTTGCAGCCGCTGCTGGGGCGCGCCATTGCCCCGCTGCAGCAGGGATTGCACCAACAAGGCGATATCATCGCGGCGCTCGCGCAAGGCCGGCAGGTGAATCGGGAAGGCACTGATCCGGTAGTAAAGGTCTTGCCGGAACTGGGCATTAGCCACCATCTTCTGCAGTGGTTTGTGGGTGGCCGCCACCAGGCGGAAGTCGGCCTGCTGGGTATCGACCGCGCCCACCCGGCGGTACGTGCCGGATTCGATCAGGCGCAACAGCTTGACCTGCATCCCCAGCGGCACATCCCCGATCTCATCGAGGAATAGCGTGCCGCCCTTGGCCGTCTCCACCAGCCCGGCCTTGCGCACGTGGGCGCCAGTAAAGGCGCCCTTTTCATAGCCGAATAATTCACTTTCAAACAGTGTCTCGGTCAGGCCCGAGCAGTCCAGCACCACGAACGGCCCGCGCGCGTGGGCACTGGCCTCATGCAGGGCGCGGGCGAACAGTTCCTTGCCCGTGCCGGACTCCCCCAGTAGCAAGACCGGCAGTTCCGATGCTGCCACCCGTTGCAACTCCCCCAGCGCACGATTGAAGGCCGCCGATTTGCCCACCAATCCCTGGCGGCTAGCCTGCACCGAGGCATGGCGCACGGTCTGCAGGCGTTCGACGAATCCGACCACGCGATGCTGTTCATCGATGATGGGGCGCAATTCCACATCCACATGCTCCGGGCCGCGCGGGGTGTGATGGATATGCAGCACCCGGTCCGGGCCCTTGGTGGTCAAGGCACTTTGCAAGGGGCAGTGCTCGCCGGCGTGGTCACAGGGTACTTGGTAGTGATGCGACATGGCATAGCACTTGTGACCGATGTAGGGCTTGCCCGCCGTGGCGAACTGGCGCTTGTAGGCGGTATTGGCGGCCAGGATTTCGTACTGGGTATTCATCACGATCATGGGCGTGGCCTCGTGATCGAGATACGAAATCAGCGCCTGCACCTGAAAGGCCTGGAGCACATCGGGAAGAGACTGCATGAACAAGCTCGCTTTCACCAAAAGGATGTCGGGTAGCAATAGGACTTCGAGATCGCTGCCATCGCT is a window from the Herbaspirillum rubrisubalbicans genome containing:
- a CDS encoding MetQ/NlpA family ABC transporter substrate-binding protein, producing MKLSRLLLLVLTLASLPLAHVAQAADKLRIGVVPGAYGDSVAVAAKEAKSQGIDVQVVEFTDWTTPNVAVDAGDLDLNYFQHQPFLDNAIKKNGYKLASAGTGILSNVGLYSLKHKSFAELPQGAKVGIANDPVNQGRGLLLLQSVGLIKLKPNVGYLGSLDDIVENPKKLTFVEVEGPQLVRITPDVDLALGYPHFIVAAKAFDASSGLAYSGISDARFAIQFVTKASRVNDPVVQKFIHIYQNSAAVKAVIHRAFNNDNRLYTLAWQKQ
- a CDS encoding sigma-54 interaction domain-containing protein, which translates into the protein MQSLPDVLQAFQVQALISYLDHEATPMIVMNTQYEILAANTAYKRQFATAGKPYIGHKCYAMSHHYQVPCDHAGEHCPLQSALTTKGPDRVLHIHHTPRGPEHVDVELRPIIDEQHRVVGFVERLQTVRHASVQASRQGLVGKSAAFNRALGELQRVAASELPVLLLGESGTGKELFARALHEASAHARGPFVVLDCSGLTETLFESELFGYEKGAFTGAHVRKAGLVETAKGGTLFLDEIGDVPLGMQVKLLRLIESGTYRRVGAVDTQQADFRLVAATHKPLQKMVANAQFRQDLYYRISAFPIHLPALRERRDDIALLVQSLLQRGNGAPQQRLQVSPQAMASLLNYDWPGNIRELRNVLERARLFADDGVIKPEHLALEPPLAIPVRSLQAGRSSHRSDLADLADIVRQFHGTRKELARSLGWSERTLYRRLKAVGLA